In one window of Mercurialis annua linkage group LG4, ddMerAnnu1.2, whole genome shotgun sequence DNA:
- the LOC126678212 gene encoding cytosolic sulfotransferase 18-like, with translation MESSSSLKNSDDISVSETNQYKEIQLSNLEQKKNWHPAQNLHLFKGFWFYPTELEGLISSQEQFKPQPNDIILCNYPKSGMTWLKSLCYAIMKRTQFTDSTANRLLTELPHNIVPFLETPVHNDLPLWATHIPFTLLPNSIVKSNCKFIYICRNPKDVLISLWHFIATIGGSETIPLEEAFQNFCDGVSAFGPHWDHVLSYWEASLKYPERVMVIKYEDLQADTCELVKRVAEFMGCGFSVEEERSGLVERVVELCSFKSLSNLEVNKSKKCFDIWPIKFENRAFFRKGEVGDWENYLTGEMATKLDEIAGMKFGGSGLSFTC, from the coding sequence ATGGAATCATCTTCATCCTTGAAAAACAGTGATGATATTTCTGtatccgaaacaaatcaatataaAGAAATCCAACTCTCAAACCTTGAACAGAAAAAAAACTGGCACCCAGCTCAAAACCTCCATTTATTCAAAGGCTTCTGGTTCTACCCAACCGAGTTAGAAGGCCTAATTTCATCTCAAGAACAATTCAAACCTCAACCCAACGACATAATCCTCTGCAACTATCCAAAATCCGGCATgacgtggcttaaatcgctgtgTTACGCCATTATGAAAAGAACCCAATTCACCGATTCCACCGCAAATCGTTTACTCACTGAGTTACCCCATAACATCGTACCATTCCTCGAGACACCAGTTCATAACGATCTTCCATTATGGGCCACACACATTCCTTTTACTTTACTTCCAAATTCCATCGTTAAATCTAACTGCAAATTTATTTACATCTGCAGGAACCCTAAAGATGTATTAATTTCGTTATGGCATTTCATTGCCACCATCGGCGGGTCTGAAACGATTCCGTTAGAAGAAGCGTTTCAGAACTTCTGTGACGGAGTTTCTGCTTTTGGACCTCATTGGGATCATGTACTGAGTTACTGGGAAGCGAGTTTGAAATATCCTGAGAGGGTGATGGTTATTAAATATGAAGATCTTCAGGCTGATACGTGTGAGTTGGTGAAGCGAGTTGCTGAGTTCATGGGCTGTGGGTTCTCTGTGGAGGAAGAGAGGAGCGGGTTAGTGGAGCGAGTTGTGGAGCTGTGTAGTTTTAAGAGTCTGAGTAATTTGGAAGTGAATAAGAGTAAGAAATGTTTTGATATATGGCCGATTAAATTTGAGAACCGTGCATTTTTTAGGAAGGGTGAGGTTGGGGATTGGGAGAATTATTTGACTGGTGAAATGGCTACGAAGTTGGATGAAATTGCAGGGATGAAGTTTGGTGGCTCTGGATTAAGCTTTACCTGCTAG
- the LOC126676685 gene encoding 11 kDa late embryogenesis abundant protein-like, which yields MASMKETAANVAASAKAGMDKTKASVQEKVDKMSTSDPVQKQMATEKKQHKKAEAELNKQEAREHNAAARHVEKAGGHTATVGGAPTAGYGTQTHTHTGGPGYPTGAVPYGGEVDSSGLARTEPTGLPGHTTGHNPRV from the exons ATGGCGTCGATGAAGGAAACAGCGGCCAACGTTGCAGCCTCTGCTAAGGCTGGCATGGACAAGACCAAAGCCAGTGTCCAAGAAAAG GTAGATAAAATGTCAACAAGTGACCCGGTGCAGAAACAAATGGCAACTGAGAAGAAACAGCATAAAAAAGCAGAGGCGGAACTGAACAAACAGGAGGCGCGTGAGCATAACGCAGCTGCCAGGCACGTTGAGAAGGCTGGCGGTCATACTGCTACTGTCGGTGGTGCACCTACTGCTGGCTATGGAACGCAAACTCATACCCACACCGGGGGTCCTGGTTACCCTACTGGTGCTGTGCCTTACGGTGGAGAAGTTGACTCATCTGGGTTAGCCAGGACTGAGCCAACTGGGTTGCCTGGTCACACCACAGGACATAACCCGCGAGTTTAG